One window of the Chitinophaga niabensis genome contains the following:
- a CDS encoding class I SAM-dependent methyltransferase, which translates to MELLDHTLKVAPTAALVLYHARSLYESGPERTYYSQIDFSDIKELSEKMEASYKDFAYTVLCRKRFFRYLLDQYLSEDAPVQICILGAGLDPVSLHLLEQYDQAVANVFEVDTDHLVLKEQLYQRLLPNNKKLHFIQADITDTLHLLDRLRDAGYSPAFPTLVIFEGVLPYIGDEQFLNIMQLFRTVNKTNVVLMDYILPEECLPDSMLPAWYAIKKGVEAFVGGSLYSCNRQQIFNLTAVLHGDVASVDSMQDVEFKLNGRNEVYYEDGDGLLEIVAFYL; encoded by the coding sequence ATGGAACTCCTTGACCATACCCTGAAAGTGGCCCCTACAGCCGCTCTTGTGCTGTATCATGCACGCTCGCTATATGAAAGCGGCCCCGAAAGAACGTATTATTCCCAAATAGATTTCAGCGATATTAAGGAGCTGTCTGAAAAGATGGAAGCATCCTATAAAGACTTCGCCTATACGGTATTATGCCGCAAACGTTTTTTCCGTTATCTGCTGGACCAGTATTTATCAGAAGATGCACCGGTGCAGATCTGCATTTTAGGGGCAGGGCTTGATCCTGTTTCGCTGCATTTGCTGGAACAATATGATCAGGCGGTTGCTAATGTTTTTGAAGTGGATACGGACCACCTGGTTCTGAAAGAACAGCTCTACCAGCGTTTGTTGCCCAACAACAAGAAATTACATTTTATTCAGGCGGATATCACAGATACCCTGCATTTGCTGGATCGTCTACGCGATGCGGGGTATTCTCCTGCTTTCCCCACCCTGGTAATATTTGAAGGCGTGCTGCCTTATATCGGCGATGAACAGTTCCTCAACATCATGCAGTTGTTCAGAACGGTGAATAAAACCAATGTGGTGCTGATGGATTATATCCTTCCGGAGGAATGTCTGCCGGATAGCATGTTACCGGCCTGGTATGCCATCAAAAAAGGCGTAGAGGCATTTGTAGGCGGCAGCCTGTATAGTTGCAACCGTCAGCAGATCTTTAACCTGACGGCTGTTTTACATGGCGATGTAGCCAGCGTGGATTCCATGCAGGATGTAGAATTCAAGCTCAATGGCCGGAATGAGGTGTACTATGAAGATGGGGATGGCTTGCTGGAAATAGTAGCGTTCTACCTGTAA
- the pdxA gene encoding 4-hydroxythreonine-4-phosphate dehydrogenase PdxA, whose protein sequence is MSTTASAQINRPVIGISVGDLNSIGTEVIIKTFADPRMLELCTPVIFASNKTINFYRKLLNENNFNYQSIKDFNRLNPKQVSVFNCWEEEVQITPGILNETGGKYAARSLAVAIECLKNKDIDGLVTAPIHKKNIQSADFNFTGHTPYLQNAFQSKDVLMFMTAENMRVGLLTEHVPVTEIAKYVTKENILSKLNIMKDSLVKDFGIDKPRIAVLGLNPHAGDEGLIGDEEIKHIGPAIKQAKHNGLLCFGPYSADAFFAREMFRKFDGVLAMYHDQGLIPFKSLATGEGINFSAGLPIVRTSPDHGTAFDIAGKNVADESSFRQAVYTCIDIIMQREDYAEATRNPLKKSELASEGL, encoded by the coding sequence ATGAGTACAACAGCCTCCGCACAAATAAACCGGCCAGTGATCGGCATCTCCGTTGGAGATCTTAACAGCATTGGAACTGAAGTGATCATTAAAACCTTCGCTGACCCGCGCATGCTGGAATTATGTACGCCTGTGATATTCGCCTCCAACAAAACCATCAACTTCTACCGGAAGCTGCTCAACGAAAACAATTTCAATTACCAGAGCATCAAGGATTTTAACCGGCTGAACCCAAAGCAGGTGAGCGTTTTCAACTGCTGGGAAGAAGAAGTGCAGATCACACCCGGCATCCTGAACGAAACCGGCGGTAAATACGCAGCCCGTTCCCTGGCGGTTGCTATTGAATGCCTGAAGAATAAAGACATCGATGGCCTGGTAACAGCGCCAATCCATAAAAAGAATATTCAAAGCGCGGATTTCAATTTCACCGGCCACACACCTTACCTGCAAAATGCTTTCCAGAGCAAGGATGTGCTGATGTTCATGACCGCAGAGAACATGCGCGTGGGCCTGCTCACGGAACATGTACCCGTTACCGAGATAGCAAAGTATGTAACAAAAGAAAATATCCTGAGCAAGCTGAATATCATGAAAGACAGCCTGGTGAAGGATTTTGGTATAGATAAACCCCGCATTGCAGTATTAGGCCTCAACCCGCATGCCGGTGACGAAGGCCTCATTGGCGATGAAGAGATCAAACACATCGGCCCTGCCATCAAACAAGCCAAACACAACGGCCTGCTTTGTTTTGGCCCCTATAGCGCAGATGCCTTTTTTGCAAGGGAAATGTTCCGCAAGTTCGATGGCGTACTGGCCATGTATCACGACCAGGGCCTGATCCCCTTCAAATCCTTAGCTACAGGAGAAGGTATCAACTTCTCCGCAGGCCTTCCTATTGTACGCACTTCTCCTGATCACGGCACTGCATTTGACATTGCCGGTAAAAACGTTGCAGACGAATCTTCTTTCAGGCAGGCTGTATACACCTGCATAGACATTATTATGCAAAGGGAAGATTATGCAGAAGCTACCCGCAATCCGCTGAAGAAATCAGAACTGGCTTCGGAAGGTCTCTAA
- the atpF gene encoding F0F1 ATP synthase subunit B — MDLLLPAFGLFSISLLIFIIVFLILKKFAWKPILATLKEREDSITDSITTAERVKEEMAQMKAEHEHVLAEAKAERSMILKEAKEAKDRIISEAKAAAQAEAKKIIQDASVAIENQKMAALTDVKNQVGTLVIEVAEKVLRKELSDKQNQEAYIKQLAAEIKMN; from the coding sequence ATGGATTTGTTGTTACCGGCCTTTGGCCTGTTTTCCATCTCACTCCTGATCTTCATTATCGTTTTCCTGATACTGAAGAAATTTGCCTGGAAACCTATCCTTGCTACTTTGAAAGAAAGGGAAGATTCCATTACTGACTCCATTACTACTGCAGAAAGAGTGAAAGAGGAAATGGCGCAGATGAAAGCTGAGCATGAGCATGTACTGGCTGAAGCTAAAGCGGAACGCAGCATGATATTGAAAGAAGCAAAAGAAGCAAAAGATAGGATCATCAGCGAAGCTAAAGCTGCTGCACAGGCTGAAGCGAAGAAGATCATCCAGGATGCTTCCGTAGCTATCGAGAACCAGAAGATGGCAGCGCTCACAGACGTGAAGAACCAGGTAGGTACACTCGTGATAGAAGTAGCAGAGAAAGTGTTGCGTAAAGAACTGTCAGACAAACAGAACCAGGAAGCTTACATTAAGCAACTGGCTGCTGAAATCAAAATGAACTAA
- a CDS encoding winged helix-turn-helix domain-containing protein: protein MDFKELDPVLHSQLRLAVMSVLISEQEAEFTHLKEKTNATAGNLSVQINKLKDVEYIEVVKQFKDNYPQTICKITPKGVKAFQGYVKSIQSYLHTGKK from the coding sequence ATGGACTTTAAAGAACTTGATCCGGTGTTACATTCACAGCTAAGGCTGGCAGTGATGTCTGTATTGATCAGCGAACAGGAAGCGGAATTTACGCATCTGAAAGAAAAAACAAATGCTACAGCAGGTAACCTGAGTGTGCAGATCAACAAATTGAAAGATGTGGAATATATTGAAGTTGTCAAGCAATTCAAGGATAATTATCCGCAAACGATCTGCAAGATCACACCTAAAGGTGTGAAGGCATTTCAGGGTTATGTAAAGTCTATTCAATCTTATCTGCATACCGGCAAAAAGTAA
- the atpE gene encoding ATP synthase F0 subunit C: MQATEAAASTGLAQAGGAIGAGIAAIAAGIGVGNIGKSALESIARQPEAANDIRANMILAAALVEGVALFGVIAGLLAVVL; encoded by the coding sequence ATGCAGGCTACTGAAGCTGCTGCTTCAACTGGACTGGCACAAGCTGGTGGTGCAATCGGTGCTGGTATCGCTGCTATCGCAGCTGGTATCGGTGTTGGTAACATCGGTAAGAGCGCACTGGAATCTATCGCTCGTCAGCCTGAAGCTGCAAACGACATCCGTGCAAACATGATCCTGGCTGCAGCACTCGTTGAGGGTGTTGCCCTGTTCGGTGTTATTGCGGGCCTGTTGGCAGTAGTTCTCTAA
- a CDS encoding ABC transporter ATP-binding protein: protein MDNVKAKKQVFDFSLLKRVFSFAAPYKRYFYLSMFLTVMLALLSPVRPYLIQLTVDKYITNQWAQMLVIITIVQIVMLLLETAVRFFFSFLTNWLGQSVIKDLRVAVYRKVTRLNLAYFDKTPIGTLTTRTINDIEAINDIFSEGIISIVADLLMILAILGVMVYEDWRLTLISLSPFPVLILATWWFKESVNKSFHRVRNAVAALNAFVQEHITGMVVVQAFSAENREFGKFRTINKDHRKANIDAIFAYSVFFPVVEIILAISLGLMVWWGANKVLNYEVTQGVMIAFIMYLNMLFRPLRILADKFNTLQMGMVASERVFKVLDSDEHIADHGTHTAAGMRGEISFDHVWFGYKEDRFVLKDITFHATQGQTIALVGHTGSGKTTIISILNRLYEIQKGRIMIDNIPLQDYKLAELRSRVGVVLQDVFLFSGSVIDNITLRNPAISREQVEHAAKLIGVHDFILRLPGGYDYQVMERGSTLSLGQRQLISFIRALLYNPAILILDEATSSVDTESEMLIQHAIDKLIAGRTAIVIAHRLSTISKADQIIVLDKGEIKEIGNHEVLMKQEGYYYKLYTMQFQKAGAVVNG from the coding sequence ATGGACAACGTAAAGGCTAAAAAGCAGGTTTTTGATTTCAGTTTGCTAAAGCGGGTATTTTCCTTTGCAGCGCCATACAAGCGCTATTTTTATCTCTCCATGTTCCTTACGGTAATGTTGGCCCTGCTTTCACCGGTGCGGCCATACCTTATCCAGCTGACGGTAGACAAATACATCACTAACCAATGGGCACAGATGCTGGTGATCATTACGATCGTTCAGATCGTTATGCTGCTCCTGGAAACAGCCGTACGTTTCTTCTTTTCGTTCCTGACCAACTGGCTGGGCCAGTCTGTGATCAAAGACCTCCGCGTGGCAGTGTACCGTAAGGTCACCCGCCTTAACCTGGCTTATTTCGACAAAACACCCATTGGTACACTCACTACCCGTACCATCAATGATATTGAGGCCATCAACGATATCTTTTCAGAAGGTATCATTTCCATTGTGGCAGATCTGCTCATGATCCTCGCTATACTGGGGGTAATGGTGTATGAGGACTGGCGCCTGACCCTGATCAGCCTGTCTCCCTTCCCGGTATTGATCCTGGCCACCTGGTGGTTCAAGGAAAGCGTGAATAAATCTTTCCACCGCGTACGGAATGCCGTGGCTGCTTTGAATGCATTTGTGCAGGAGCATATCACCGGTATGGTAGTGGTACAGGCCTTTTCAGCGGAGAACAGGGAGTTCGGGAAGTTCCGTACCATCAATAAAGATCACCGCAAAGCCAATATAGACGCCATTTTTGCTTACTCTGTGTTTTTCCCCGTAGTGGAGATCATCCTGGCTATCTCACTGGGCTTAATGGTTTGGTGGGGTGCTAACAAGGTGTTGAACTATGAGGTAACGCAAGGGGTGATGATTGCTTTTATCATGTACCTGAACATGTTGTTCCGCCCGCTGCGCATCCTGGCAGATAAGTTCAATACCCTGCAAATGGGGATGGTGGCCAGTGAACGGGTGTTCAAGGTGCTGGACAGTGATGAACATATTGCAGATCATGGTACCCATACGGCCGCAGGTATGAGAGGAGAGATCAGTTTTGATCATGTATGGTTTGGGTATAAGGAAGACAGGTTTGTACTGAAGGATATCACTTTTCATGCAACACAGGGTCAGACGATTGCGCTCGTAGGGCATACCGGTTCCGGCAAAACCACTATCATCAGTATCCTCAACCGCCTGTATGAGATCCAGAAAGGCCGGATCATGATAGATAATATTCCTTTGCAGGATTATAAGCTGGCTGAATTACGCAGCAGGGTAGGAGTGGTATTGCAGGATGTGTTCCTTTTCTCCGGATCGGTGATAGATAATATCACCCTTAGGAATCCTGCCATCAGCAGAGAGCAGGTGGAGCATGCAGCCAAACTGATAGGTGTGCATGATTTCATTCTGCGTTTACCCGGCGGGTATGATTACCAGGTGATGGAAAGAGGAAGCACCCTCAGTTTGGGACAGCGCCAGCTGATCTCTTTTATCAGGGCGCTATTATATAACCCCGCTATCCTGATCCTGGATGAAGCCACCTCTTCCGTAGATACGGAATCGGAAATGCTGATCCAGCATGCGATAGATAAACTCATTGCCGGGCGTACGGCAATTGTGATTGCCCACAGGCTGAGCACTATCAGTAAGGCAGATCAGATCATTGTGCTGGATAAGGGAGAGATCAAAGAGATCGGCAATCATGAGGTGCTGATGAAACAGGAAGGATATTATTATAAATTATATACGATGCAATTTCAGAAGGCTGGTGCGGTAGTCAACGGCTAG
- the atpH gene encoding ATP synthase F1 subunit delta → MQNPRLAGRYAKSLIDLSVEKNQLEAVHGDMLLLKAITRSNADVVALLRSPVIKADKKVKILGAILDGKISAITSGFIRLLTVKGREGILDEIAVAFEEQYNLLKKITRVKLTTAAPLESGLLALIREKVETSAGRKVEIETSVNPDIIGGFVLETGNELFDASVLRDLKDIKKQFLKNIYVPEIR, encoded by the coding sequence ATGCAAAATCCCCGTTTAGCAGGCAGATACGCTAAGTCACTGATAGACCTCTCGGTTGAAAAGAACCAGCTGGAAGCAGTTCATGGCGATATGCTGTTATTAAAAGCCATCACCCGCAGTAATGCAGATGTGGTTGCTTTGTTGAGGAGCCCTGTTATTAAAGCCGATAAAAAGGTAAAGATCCTGGGTGCTATCCTGGATGGTAAGATCAGTGCCATCACTTCCGGTTTCATTCGTCTGCTCACAGTGAAAGGCCGTGAAGGTATACTGGATGAAATTGCTGTGGCATTTGAAGAACAATACAACCTGCTGAAGAAGATCACCCGCGTGAAACTTACTACTGCTGCTCCTTTGGAATCAGGCCTGCTGGCATTGATCCGCGAGAAAGTAGAAACTTCCGCCGGCCGTAAAGTAGAGATCGAAACTTCCGTAAATCCTGACATCATTGGCGGGTTTGTACTGGAAACCGGTAACGAACTCTTTGATGCTTCCGTACTGCGCGACCTGAAGGATATCAAAAAACAATTCCTCAAGAACATTTACGTTCCTGAGATCAGATAA
- the atpB gene encoding F0F1 ATP synthase subunit A gives MISFNRFKYKLVALIMVFSIAVTGVFANGNEDPHAAGGHEKKVKFNAKEVILGHVKDAHDWHVFSIGEFHATLPLPVIIYSKTRGFSMFSSSEFNHGHDAHDGYRLVEAHYLHEKGLSPKQYTEGTIIAVDANDTPTGEKIYDLSFTKNIAFMLLGAVLLVILMLNVAKSYRIRGAKQAPKGFQSLIEPVIIFMRDEVVKPNIPGVKGDKYVPFILTIFFFILINNLLGLLPGSANVMGNIAVTAALALISFVVMMASTNKYFWGHIFNPPVPGGVKVILAPVELIGVFTKPVSLMIRLFANILAGHIIILSIISLVFIFGSLNQIAGYAFLPITIAFNIVMMMLELLVAFIQAFIFANLTAVFIGQAMEHTGDHHH, from the coding sequence GTGATTTCTTTCAATCGGTTCAAATATAAGCTGGTAGCCCTGATAATGGTGTTTTCAATAGCCGTTACGGGTGTATTTGCCAATGGCAATGAAGATCCTCATGCAGCTGGCGGTCATGAAAAAAAGGTGAAGTTCAATGCCAAGGAAGTAATTCTCGGGCACGTGAAAGATGCGCACGACTGGCATGTGTTCAGTATTGGCGAGTTTCACGCAACCCTGCCTTTGCCTGTGATCATTTACAGCAAAACACGTGGTTTCTCCATGTTCTCTTCTTCTGAATTCAACCATGGTCATGATGCACATGATGGTTACCGTTTGGTGGAAGCGCATTACCTGCATGAAAAAGGACTGAGCCCCAAACAATACACAGAAGGTACCATCATTGCAGTAGATGCAAATGATACGCCTACCGGTGAAAAGATCTATGATCTTTCCTTTACCAAGAATATTGCTTTTATGTTACTGGGAGCTGTGCTGCTGGTAATTCTGATGTTGAACGTGGCCAAGAGTTACCGCATCCGTGGTGCAAAACAGGCGCCTAAAGGTTTCCAAAGCCTGATAGAGCCGGTGATCATCTTTATGCGTGATGAGGTAGTGAAACCTAACATTCCCGGTGTTAAAGGAGATAAATACGTTCCTTTCATATTAACCATTTTCTTCTTCATCCTGATCAACAACCTGTTGGGCCTATTACCGGGTTCTGCAAACGTAATGGGTAATATTGCCGTTACTGCTGCATTGGCGCTGATCAGTTTTGTAGTGATGATGGCCAGCACCAATAAATACTTCTGGGGCCACATCTTTAACCCTCCTGTACCGGGTGGTGTTAAAGTGATCCTGGCACCTGTGGAGCTGATTGGTGTATTTACTAAACCAGTTTCCCTGATGATCCGGTTGTTTGCCAACATCCTGGCGGGCCACATTATCATCCTGAGCATTATATCCCTGGTATTCATCTTTGGTTCCCTGAACCAGATCGCAGGGTATGCATTTTTGCCGATCACTATCGCCTTCAACATTGTAATGATGATGCTGGAATTGCTGGTAGCTTTTATCCAGGCGTTCATCTTTGCTAACCTTACCGCTGTATTCATCGGTCAGGCTATGGAGCACACAGGTGATCACCATCATTAA
- a CDS encoding TonB-dependent receptor, with protein sequence MLKLFSTLIIFISIPLLLQAQSVISGRVTDAKKRPLAGVNISIKGSYDGATSAKDGTFSFSSTANGERIITVSLSGYQTLEIKAELGTAQQFNLVLKETVNELKMVTISAGSFEASDEKKNTVLKPLDIVTTAGANADIVSALKTLPGAQQVGEKEGLFVRGGTGYETQTFIDGMMVRNAFFSGMPDFAARGRFSPFLFKGTTFSSGGYSAQYGQGLSSALVLESTDLPERSSYSLGIGSVGPSVGVDILTKDKKKAYGFEADYFNLSPYYKIMKQKQEPTIAPQGTNGSANYRLKTSKTGMLKVFVTGSYQRFGFEGESLEYPGFKEAFELESYNIYTNINYKENLGKGWRMNLGTSYSTNRDRIFMDTINKVPAPTRIKARQDLSQVRLMLTKGLGRFSVLRIGSEYQYGDERSRFNTFDANYVDSYAAGFAEADVYFTPRFVGRFGTRYEYTSVISRSNIAPRASLAYKLDDKSQVAFAYGEFYQKPEQQYLRFTHDLGFMRATHYIASYQRLAQFHTLRAEVFYKKYHDLLKTTPDYNNNGTGYAKGVELFWRDRKSIKNADYWISYSFLDTKRDYLNYPYEVQPDFAAKHTATLVYKHYIPSTQLNLGATYSFATGRPYYNPNRPESEFLKDRTRNLNTLSVNVNYLTSIGKAFTVFVFTMTNVLGNDQEYGFRYSSDKLRRNMVGPMAPRFFYLGMFMSFGIDRRQEQIDRQ encoded by the coding sequence ATGCTTAAGCTATTCTCAACCCTGATCATTTTCATCAGCATCCCCCTGCTGCTACAGGCCCAGTCGGTCATCAGCGGCAGGGTGACAGATGCCAAAAAGAGACCCCTTGCCGGAGTGAACATCAGTATTAAAGGCTCATACGATGGTGCCACCAGTGCAAAAGACGGCACCTTTTCTTTTTCCAGCACCGCCAACGGCGAAAGGATCATTACAGTCAGCCTCAGCGGTTACCAGACCCTTGAAATAAAAGCAGAGCTGGGCACAGCACAACAGTTTAACCTGGTATTAAAAGAAACAGTCAATGAATTAAAGATGGTGACCATCTCCGCCGGGAGTTTTGAAGCCAGCGATGAAAAGAAGAACACGGTGCTGAAACCATTGGATATTGTTACCACTGCCGGCGCCAACGCAGATATTGTGAGCGCCCTGAAAACATTACCTGGTGCACAACAGGTAGGAGAGAAGGAAGGTCTTTTTGTAAGAGGTGGTACCGGTTACGAAACACAAACCTTTATTGATGGAATGATGGTACGGAATGCCTTCTTCTCCGGCATGCCTGATTTCGCAGCACGCGGCAGGTTCTCCCCTTTCCTTTTTAAAGGCACCACTTTCAGCAGCGGTGGTTATTCCGCACAATATGGCCAGGGTTTATCTTCCGCACTGGTACTGGAATCTACAGACCTGCCGGAAAGGTCTTCTTATTCTTTAGGTATTGGCAGCGTAGGCCCGAGTGTAGGAGTAGACATTCTCACAAAAGACAAAAAGAAGGCCTATGGTTTTGAAGCGGATTACTTCAACCTCTCTCCCTACTATAAGATCATGAAACAAAAGCAGGAACCTACTATTGCGCCGCAAGGCACAAATGGTTCTGCCAACTATCGTTTAAAAACTTCCAAAACGGGTATGCTGAAAGTGTTTGTTACCGGTAGTTACCAGCGTTTTGGATTTGAAGGAGAAAGCCTGGAATACCCCGGTTTTAAAGAAGCATTTGAACTGGAGAGTTATAATATCTACACCAACATTAACTATAAAGAAAACCTGGGTAAAGGCTGGCGTATGAACCTGGGAACATCCTACAGCACCAACCGCGACAGGATCTTTATGGATACGATCAATAAAGTACCGGCGCCTACACGCATCAAAGCCCGCCAGGATCTCAGCCAGGTAAGGCTGATGCTCACAAAAGGATTGGGAAGGTTTTCTGTATTGCGTATAGGCAGTGAATACCAGTACGGCGATGAACGCTCCCGCTTCAATACCTTTGATGCTAATTACGTGGATAGTTATGCAGCAGGTTTTGCAGAAGCAGATGTGTATTTCACACCGCGTTTTGTTGGCCGTTTTGGAACAAGGTATGAGTATACTTCCGTGATCAGCAGATCCAATATTGCACCGCGTGCTTCCCTGGCTTACAAGCTGGACGATAAAAGCCAGGTGGCGTTTGCTTACGGAGAATTTTACCAGAAGCCGGAACAGCAATACCTGCGTTTTACACACGACTTAGGTTTCATGCGGGCTACCCATTACATTGCCAGTTATCAGCGCCTCGCACAGTTCCATACTTTACGTGCGGAAGTATTCTATAAAAAGTATCACGACCTTTTGAAAACCACACCGGACTATAATAACAACGGTACCGGTTATGCAAAAGGCGTAGAGTTATTCTGGAGAGACCGGAAGAGTATAAAAAATGCGGATTACTGGATCTCTTATTCTTTCCTCGATACCAAGAGGGATTACCTGAACTATCCATACGAAGTACAACCGGATTTTGCGGCCAAACATACAGCCACGCTGGTGTACAAACATTATATCCCATCCACACAACTAAACCTGGGCGCTACGTATTCATTTGCTACCGGCCGGCCTTATTACAATCCTAACCGCCCGGAAAGTGAGTTCCTGAAGGACCGTACGCGTAATTTGAATACACTCAGTGTGAATGTGAACTACCTGACTTCTATTGGTAAAGCATTCACTGTATTTGTATTCACCATGACCAATGTGCTGGGGAACGACCAGGAATATGGGTTCCGTTATTCTTCAGATAAACTGCGCCGCAACATGGTAGGACCAATGGCGCCAAGGTTCTTTTACCTGGGTATGTTCATGAGCTTTGGTATTGACCGCCGCCAGGAACAAATAGACAGACAATAG
- the atpA gene encoding F0F1 ATP synthase subunit alpha produces the protein MVDIKPDEISAILRQQLSNFNASADLEEVGTVLQVGDGIARVYGLNNVRSGELVEFENGIKAIVLNLEEDNVGVVLMGPSAGIKEGAIVRRTKQIASIKVGEGLVGRVVNTLGEPIDGKGPITGDLYEMPLERKAPGVIYREPVKEPLQTGIKAIDAMIPIGRGQRELVIGDRQTGKTAICIDAIINQKEFFDAGKPVYCIYVAIGQKASTIAGVMKTLEENGALAYTTIVSASAADPAPLQFYAPFAGAAIGEFFRDTGRPALIIYDDLSKQAVAYREVSLLLRRPPGREAYPGDVFYLHSRLLERAAKIIAKDEIAQQMNDCPDSIKHLVKGGGSLTALPIIETQAGDVSAYIPTNVISITDGQIFLENNLFNAGIRPAINVGISVSRVGGNAQIKSMKKVSGTLKLDQAMYREMEAFSKFGGDLDAATKSVLDKGARNVEILKQAQFNPFSVEKQVAIIYLGTNGLLSGVPVKNVRAFEDAFQHEMEVRLPEVLGEFKKGNLPEDGIKKMVALADELKPRFA, from the coding sequence ATGGTTGACATTAAGCCAGATGAAATTTCGGCGATATTACGCCAGCAACTCAGCAACTTCAACGCTTCTGCCGATCTGGAAGAAGTAGGTACCGTGTTGCAGGTGGGTGATGGTATCGCCCGCGTTTACGGATTGAACAACGTGCGCTCCGGTGAGCTGGTAGAATTTGAGAATGGTATCAAAGCTATCGTTCTGAACCTTGAGGAAGATAACGTGGGTGTGGTATTGATGGGTCCTTCTGCCGGAATTAAAGAAGGTGCAATTGTTCGCCGTACTAAACAGATCGCTTCCATTAAAGTGGGTGAAGGTCTGGTTGGGCGTGTTGTGAACACCCTGGGCGAACCTATCGATGGTAAAGGCCCTATCACAGGTGACCTGTATGAAATGCCACTGGAGCGTAAAGCACCTGGTGTTATCTACCGTGAGCCGGTAAAAGAACCACTGCAAACAGGTATCAAAGCGATCGATGCGATGATCCCTATCGGCCGTGGTCAACGTGAGCTGGTGATCGGTGACCGTCAGACCGGTAAAACTGCCATCTGTATCGATGCCATCATCAATCAGAAAGAATTTTTCGATGCTGGTAAACCAGTGTATTGCATATATGTAGCTATCGGTCAGAAAGCTTCCACTATTGCAGGTGTTATGAAAACCCTGGAAGAAAATGGTGCACTGGCTTACACTACTATCGTTTCTGCTTCTGCTGCTGACCCTGCTCCTTTGCAGTTCTACGCTCCGTTTGCAGGTGCTGCGATCGGTGAATTCTTCCGTGATACCGGCCGTCCTGCTCTGATCATTTATGATGATCTTTCCAAACAAGCCGTAGCTTACCGTGAGGTTTCCCTGTTGCTCCGCCGCCCTCCGGGACGTGAAGCATATCCTGGTGACGTATTCTATTTGCACTCCCGTTTGCTGGAACGTGCGGCTAAGATCATCGCTAAGGATGAGATCGCTCAGCAAATGAACGATTGCCCTGATTCTATCAAACACCTCGTTAAAGGCGGTGGTTCCCTGACAGCTTTGCCTATCATTGAAACACAAGCCGGTGACGTATCTGCATACATCCCTACCAACGTGATCTCCATCACGGATGGTCAGATCTTCCTGGAAAATAACCTGTTCAACGCAGGTATCCGCCCCGCAATTAACGTAGGTATCTCCGTTAGCCGTGTAGGTGGTAACGCGCAGATCAAATCCATGAAGAAAGTATCCGGTACTTTGAAACTGGATCAGGCGATGTACCGCGAAATGGAAGCCTTCTCTAAATTCGGTGGTGACCTCGATGCTGCAACTAAATCCGTTCTGGATAAAGGTGCACGTAACGTGGAAATCCTGAAACAAGCGCAGTTCAATCCATTCTCCGTAGAAAAACAAGTAGCCATTATCTACCTCGGTACAAATGGTTTGCTCAGCGGTGTTCCCGTGAAAAATGTGAGAGCTTTTGAAGATGCTTTCCAACACGAAATGGAAGTAAGACTGCCTGAAGTTTTAGGCGAATTCAAAAAAGGTAACCTGCCTGAAGATGGCATCAAGAAAATGGTTGCTTTGGCTGACGAATTGAAACCAAGATTTGCGTAA